From the genome of Prevotella herbatica, one region includes:
- a CDS encoding ABC transporter ATP-binding protein, producing MEIKIENLIKIYGDKTVVDIPQLSLGSGELIGLVGNNGAGKTTLMRLILDLIKADEGCVYSNGLKVNETEEWKQYTGSFIDGRFLIDFYTPEEYFTFIGKVYNIPTETINQRLENYSSLMHDEILGTKKYIRDFSEGNRQKIGIIGAMIINPEVLLLDEPFNYLDPSSQINIAKMIQTACHQFGMTVILSSHNLNFVSDISTRILLLEKGQVIKDLKNEEGSAMKELEEYFGA from the coding sequence ATGGAAATAAAGATCGAAAATCTTATAAAGATATATGGTGATAAGACAGTAGTGGATATACCTCAACTTTCTCTTGGTTCAGGTGAACTAATTGGATTGGTGGGAAATAATGGTGCAGGAAAAACTACTTTGATGCGCCTTATTCTGGATCTTATCAAGGCAGACGAAGGCTGTGTTTATAGTAATGGTTTGAAGGTTAATGAAACAGAGGAGTGGAAACAATATACAGGTTCGTTTATTGACGGGCGTTTTTTGATAGATTTCTATACCCCAGAGGAATATTTCACATTCATAGGAAAAGTTTACAATATTCCTACTGAAACAATTAATCAACGACTTGAAAATTATTCATCACTGATGCATGATGAAATCTTAGGCACAAAGAAGTATATTCGTGATTTTTCAGAGGGTAATCGTCAGAAGATAGGTATTATTGGTGCCATGATCATTAATCCCGAGGTGCTTCTTCTTGACGAACCATTTAATTATCTAGACCCTTCTTCACAGATAAATATTGCAAAGATGATACAGACTGCATGTCATCAATTTGGCATGACCGTTATATTGTCTAGTCACAATCTTAATTTCGTGTCTGATATATCAACAAGAATATTGTTGCTGGAAAAAGGACAAGTAATTAAGGATTTGAAGAATGAAGAGGGTAGTGCAATGAAAGAATTAGAAGAGTATTTCGGAGCATAA
- a CDS encoding endo-1,4-beta-xylanase: protein MNKIILGVAFFALTVNVSAQTMKETIGKHFLIGAAVSTRNIYSQDPKVKSAIVDNFNAIVAENCMKGEAIHPEENRYSWGDADATVKFAEDNNMVVTGHCLVWHSQAPRWMFKDNDGKTVTREVLIDRLYHHITNVVSRYKGRIKGWDVVNEAFEDDGSYRKTPYYNIIGPEYFELAFKFAHEADPNAELYYNDYSMSKPAKRDAVCRLVRDLKAKGCRIDAVGMQSHNGIDYPNLNDYEASIDSLAACGVKVMMTELDINMLPSPQHFGGADISQRFKYDKTLNPYVNGLTKSAQKLFNERYLAFFNIYAKHKDQISRVTLWGVSDADSWLNGWPVPGRTNYSLLIDRKYKVKPVVKDIIKLFK from the coding sequence TTTGCCTTGACTGTTAACGTTTCGGCACAGACAATGAAAGAGACAATAGGAAAACATTTCCTTATTGGTGCTGCTGTGAGCACAAGAAATATCTATAGTCAGGACCCAAAGGTAAAGAGTGCTATAGTTGATAACTTTAACGCTATAGTTGCAGAGAATTGCATGAAAGGTGAGGCTATTCATCCTGAAGAGAACCGTTATTCATGGGGTGATGCTGATGCTACGGTGAAGTTCGCTGAAGATAATAATATGGTCGTTACTGGTCATTGCCTTGTTTGGCATTCTCAAGCCCCTAGGTGGATGTTTAAGGATAACGATGGTAAAACAGTAACTCGTGAAGTATTGATAGATAGACTCTATCATCATATTACAAATGTTGTGAGCCGCTATAAGGGGCGCATAAAAGGGTGGGATGTTGTAAACGAGGCTTTTGAGGATGACGGTAGTTACCGTAAAACTCCATATTATAATATAATAGGTCCGGAGTATTTTGAGTTGGCGTTCAAGTTTGCGCATGAAGCTGATCCTAATGCTGAGCTTTATTATAATGATTATTCAATGTCTAAGCCTGCTAAGCGTGATGCTGTTTGTAGACTTGTACGTGATTTAAAGGCAAAAGGTTGTCGCATCGACGCTGTAGGTATGCAGAGCCATAATGGTATTGATTATCCAAATCTAAATGATTATGAAGCTTCTATAGATTCACTTGCTGCTTGTGGTGTAAAAGTTATGATGACAGAACTTGATATAAACATGCTTCCAAGTCCACAACATTTCGGAGGTGCTGATATAAGTCAGAGATTTAAATACGATAAGACTCTTAATCCTTATGTTAATGGACTTACTAAGAGTGCTCAAAAGCTTTTCAACGAGCGTTATCTAGCTTTTTTCAATATTTACGCTAAGCATAAAGATCAGATAAGTCGTGTTACCCTATGGGGTGTTAGCGATGCTGATAGCTGGCTTAATGGTTGGCCTGTTCCTGGACGTACAAACTATAGCCTACTTATAGACAGGAAATATAAAGTGAAGCCTGTAGTAAAAGATATAATAAAACTTTTTAAATAA
- a CDS encoding glycoside hydrolase family 43 protein, translated as MKSRYLFPKDYMADPSANVFNGRLYIYPSHDWDSGECFDDDGGHFQMQDYHVLSLGDDPMTAPVTDHGVILDVKDVPWAEKQMWDNDVVEKNGKYYLIFSAKDYNGVFHLGVAVSETPEGPFVPKADPIRGSYSIDPCVFKDEDGSVYCYFGGIWGGQLQWYKDNKALKCEHLPEGNETPLPSRVAKMTDDVLQFSEASRPVLIVDENGKPLTADNPHRFFEASWMHKYNGKYYFSYSTGDTHYLCYAVGDNPYGPFTYKGVILEPVVGWTTHHSIAEFKGKWYLFHHDCVPSKDTTWLRSLKVIPLSYDKDGNIIKMKSE; from the coding sequence ATGAAATCAAGATATTTATTTCCAAAGGATTATATGGCAGATCCTTCTGCCAATGTTTTCAACGGTCGCCTATATATCTACCCGTCTCATGACTGGGATAGTGGTGAGTGTTTTGATGATGACGGCGGACATTTCCAAATGCAAGACTATCATGTTCTGTCACTTGGTGATGATCCTATGACAGCACCTGTTACAGATCATGGTGTTATACTTGATGTGAAAGACGTGCCTTGGGCTGAAAAGCAGATGTGGGATAATGATGTTGTAGAGAAGAATGGTAAGTATTATCTTATATTCTCCGCTAAGGACTATAACGGAGTCTTTCATTTAGGTGTTGCTGTTTCAGAAACTCCAGAAGGACCGTTTGTGCCTAAAGCTGATCCTATACGTGGTTCATATAGCATAGACCCTTGCGTGTTCAAGGATGAAGACGGTAGTGTATATTGTTATTTTGGTGGTATTTGGGGTGGACAACTTCAATGGTATAAGGATAATAAGGCATTGAAGTGTGAACATCTCCCTGAAGGGAATGAAACTCCATTGCCAAGCCGTGTTGCAAAGATGACAGATGATGTTTTGCAGTTTAGCGAGGCTTCACGACCAGTCCTTATTGTTGATGAAAATGGCAAGCCACTTACAGCAGATAATCCTCATCGTTTCTTTGAGGCTAGTTGGATGCATAAGTATAATGGCAAGTATTATTTTAGTTACAGTACTGGTGATACTCATTATTTATGTTATGCCGTTGGTGATAATCCTTATGGTCCATTTACCTATAAGGGCGTGATACTTGAGCCTGTTGTTGGTTGGACCACACATCATAGTATAGCTGAGTTCAAGGGAAAATGGTATCTGTTTCATCACGATTGTGTTCCTAGCAAAGATACAACATGGTTACGAAGCTTGAAAGTTATTCCGCTTAGTTATGATAAAGATGGAAATATTATCAAAATGAAAAGTGAATAA
- a CDS encoding glycoside hydrolase family 3 C-terminal domain-containing protein — translation MKKIIIGCTALLLSTTMIAQNAPQLNAKNIDSVIKAMTLEEKAQLLVGGGNDGFVGSGSMLGHQKKIVAGAAGITVAIPRLGIPATVVADGPAGVHIDSHRGGTTQTFYATGFPVGTCLASTWNTSLVYNVGRAMGNEALEYGVDVILGPGMNLQRSPLCGRNFEYYSEDPIVTGTIGTAMVNGIQSQGIGVSAKHFAVNSQESDRTRVDERVSQRALRELYLKGFEIMVRNSNPWTVMSSYNKINGLYAQGNKGLLTNVLRNDWGFKGIVMTDWIGKRKDLPIESEVAAGNDLMMPGYPAQVEDIVNAVKAGKLDINDVDLCVKNMLEYIVKTPRFNGYKYSNKPDLEAHAQITRQASTEGMVLLKNDGHTLPLKNIKNVALFGVNSYDFFSGGLGSGCVNVPYVVDMLNGLKNAGIGTTPQLTEIYQNYVKYATAKLKADKNPEMWFLDQGQPKLDEIEITKRCIEHEIKGADAAIITIARQAGEGIDRQIEGEFNLTDNEKSMISRVSDAFHAAGKPVIVIINSGSVMETTSWRDRADAILVAWQPGEEGGNSVADVLTGKANPSGHLTMTWPISVADVPSTKNFPQNPDYYNLTDKIASGQMKGVDYTNHEEDIYVGYRYFDTFGKQVAYPFGYGLSYTTFEYGKPTVKEHGDKIEVSVSIKNTGKVAGKEVAQVYVTAAKGSYEKPAKELKAYAKTDMLKAGQSQTLKMTINKRDLASFDEAESQWKVDTGVYTFKVGANVEDIKGQATLNIKGYTEKVSDVLKPQHKLNLLHQ, via the coding sequence ATGAAAAAAATCATTATAGGCTGCACAGCCTTATTATTATCAACGACAATGATTGCACAAAATGCACCTCAACTCAATGCTAAGAACATTGACAGCGTGATTAAGGCTATGACTCTTGAAGAAAAAGCTCAACTTCTCGTAGGTGGAGGCAACGATGGCTTCGTTGGATCAGGTTCCATGCTTGGACACCAAAAGAAAATTGTAGCAGGAGCTGCAGGAATTACTGTTGCCATTCCAAGACTTGGCATTCCTGCAACAGTTGTTGCTGATGGACCAGCTGGAGTCCACATCGACTCACACCGCGGAGGTACTACTCAAACTTTCTATGCTACAGGATTTCCGGTTGGTACTTGTCTAGCTTCAACTTGGAATACTTCACTTGTATATAATGTTGGTAGAGCCATGGGTAACGAGGCTCTGGAATATGGAGTAGACGTTATTCTTGGTCCAGGAATGAACTTACAAAGAAGTCCTCTCTGTGGACGTAACTTTGAATACTATAGTGAAGATCCTATCGTGACTGGTACTATTGGTACTGCTATGGTTAATGGAATACAGAGTCAAGGCATAGGCGTGAGCGCAAAACACTTCGCTGTCAACTCCCAAGAGAGTGATCGTACGCGTGTTGATGAAAGAGTTTCTCAACGTGCGCTGCGTGAACTTTATCTAAAAGGCTTTGAAATAATGGTGCGCAATAGCAATCCATGGACAGTTATGTCGTCATACAACAAGATTAACGGTTTATACGCACAAGGAAACAAGGGATTACTTACCAATGTTCTGCGCAATGACTGGGGATTTAAAGGCATTGTTATGACTGATTGGATTGGAAAGCGCAAAGACCTGCCAATAGAAAGTGAGGTAGCTGCTGGCAACGACCTTATGATGCCTGGTTATCCTGCACAGGTGGAAGATATTGTAAATGCTGTTAAAGCTGGCAAACTTGACATCAATGATGTAGACCTATGTGTGAAAAACATGCTGGAATATATTGTCAAGACACCTAGATTCAATGGCTATAAATACTCTAACAAGCCCGATCTTGAAGCTCATGCACAGATTACTCGCCAAGCCTCAACAGAAGGAATGGTATTGCTGAAGAATGATGGGCACACATTGCCTCTTAAAAATATCAAGAACGTTGCTCTTTTCGGTGTAAACTCTTATGATTTTTTCAGCGGTGGTCTTGGTTCAGGATGCGTCAACGTACCTTATGTTGTGGATATGCTTAACGGGCTTAAAAATGCAGGAATAGGTACAACACCACAACTTACTGAGATTTATCAGAACTACGTGAAATATGCGACAGCAAAACTGAAAGCTGACAAAAACCCAGAAATGTGGTTCCTTGATCAGGGGCAGCCTAAACTTGACGAGATTGAAATTACAAAACGATGCATTGAGCACGAAATAAAAGGTGCCGACGCTGCTATTATTACCATTGCCAGACAAGCAGGCGAAGGCATTGACAGACAGATTGAAGGTGAATTCAATCTTACGGATAACGAAAAGAGTATGATTTCTAGAGTAAGTGATGCTTTTCACGCAGCAGGAAAACCTGTTATCGTTATCATTAACTCGGGAAGTGTGATGGAAACGACTTCTTGGCGTGATCGTGCTGATGCTATTCTTGTAGCTTGGCAACCTGGAGAAGAAGGAGGAAACAGCGTAGCTGATGTTCTGACAGGTAAGGCTAATCCTTCTGGACACTTAACGATGACATGGCCGATAAGCGTAGCTGACGTACCTTCAACAAAGAATTTTCCGCAGAATCCAGACTATTATAACCTTACAGACAAAATTGCAAGCGGACAAATGAAGGGAGTTGACTATACAAACCACGAAGAGGATATATACGTAGGTTACAGATATTTCGACACATTTGGCAAGCAGGTGGCTTATCCTTTCGGTTACGGACTTAGCTATACAACTTTTGAATATGGCAAACCTACAGTAAAGGAACATGGAGACAAGATTGAAGTGTCTGTAAGCATAAAGAACACCGGAAAGGTTGCCGGTAAGGAAGTTGCTCAGGTTTATGTCACAGCAGCAAAAGGTAGCTATGAAAAACCAGCAAAAGAGTTAAAAGCTTATGCTAAAACCGACATGCTTAAAGCTGGACAAAGCCAAACTTTGAAGATGACTATCAACAAACGTGACCTTGCTAGCTTTGATGAAGCGGAAAGTCAATGGAAAGTTGATACAGGAGTTTATACGTTTAAAGTAGGCGCTAACGTTGAAGATATCAAAGGACAGGCTACACTTAACATAAAAGGATATACCGAGAAAGTAAGCGATGTGTTGAAACCTCAACATAAGCTTAATCTACTACATCAATAA
- a CDS encoding DUF5687 family protein, producing MLKTLLNLWWIQKRRTFDWKRMGWFLYILLIIISGIIGAYIQIRKDGNFNIHNDITQKIAIPLVMTFSVMGILMKLLMKQEAAGMDDYLKSRPVLESSWNKFLIIMNLADYWNWVNPVLLFGISCFIMPIGYAFLTFLLAFCVSITDGLMLTCLRKAQGWEYKLPLFIGLLVYYIVASVFYAVSVGLNIDIAAIFGMIIITLLFLFVLYKYMCSIKHYNEQKTHTSKVRSLGDISLFSMEYISVFRSKRLRQAMIFIPIVFLFQVYTQALSLHSHEGIGVGGLSIIVMFAMAFPSMLLGQWVFGVEGNFFHGIMTKPMSIYEMLCTKYYFLMLINLVMIIPYIPGLFLGYWGIDLLVATFFFCAIVNIIMMPTCLFSKRIDLFSSAFFNYQGANMAINLYGFVILIPMGIYGALMLCIDNTYIAESIVASLGIIALLLHRIVLKSLANRFMSIRYKRMETFCK from the coding sequence ATGTTGAAAACACTTTTAAATCTTTGGTGGATACAAAAAAGAAGAACCTTCGACTGGAAGAGAATGGGGTGGTTCTTGTATATCCTGTTAATCATTATTTCTGGTATTATCGGGGCTTACATACAAATACGTAAGGACGGTAATTTTAATATCCACAATGATATAACTCAGAAAATTGCAATTCCGTTGGTCATGACTTTTTCTGTGATGGGCATTCTAATGAAGTTGCTAATGAAGCAGGAAGCTGCTGGAATGGATGATTACCTGAAGTCACGTCCCGTTTTGGAAAGTTCTTGGAATAAGTTCCTTATCATTATGAACCTTGCTGACTATTGGAATTGGGTAAATCCTGTGCTGCTTTTCGGTATTTCGTGTTTCATTATGCCAATAGGATATGCATTTCTTACCTTTTTGCTTGCTTTCTGTGTCAGTATAACAGATGGACTCATGCTTACATGTCTGCGTAAAGCTCAGGGATGGGAGTATAAATTGCCTCTGTTCATAGGACTTCTTGTATATTATATTGTCGCTTCAGTCTTTTATGCTGTGTCTGTTGGACTCAATATTGATATAGCCGCAATTTTCGGCATGATTATTATAACGCTGCTCTTCTTATTCGTCCTGTATAAGTATATGTGTAGCATAAAACACTATAATGAGCAGAAAACTCATACTTCGAAAGTGCGTAGTCTAGGTGATATATCGCTATTCAGTATGGAATATATAAGTGTGTTTCGTTCAAAGCGTCTTCGTCAGGCGATGATATTTATTCCTATAGTATTCTTATTTCAGGTATATACTCAGGCACTGTCACTTCACAGCCATGAAGGTATTGGTGTTGGTGGATTATCTATAATTGTGATGTTCGCTATGGCATTCCCATCAATGTTGCTTGGACAGTGGGTATTTGGTGTTGAGGGTAATTTCTTCCATGGTATCATGACAAAGCCTATGTCTATTTATGAGATGTTATGTACAAAGTATTATTTTCTTATGCTTATCAATCTTGTGATGATTATACCTTATATTCCAGGCCTTTTCTTGGGTTATTGGGGAATAGACCTTCTCGTAGCAACGTTTTTCTTCTGTGCTATCGTTAACATTATCATGATGCCAACGTGTCTTTTCTCAAAACGTATAGATCTGTTTTCTTCGGCGTTCTTCAACTATCAGGGTGCTAATATGGCAATAAATCTCTATGGTTTTGTAATATTGATACCTATGGGCATTTATGGCGCGCTTATGCTTTGTATTGATAATACTTATATAGCTGAGTCTATCGTGGCCTCACTTGGAATAATAGCTCTGCTTTTGCATAGAATAGTTCTCAAGTCGCTAGCCAATCGCTTCATGAGTATAAGATATAAGAGAATGGAGACATTCTGCAAATAA